The Pseudanabaena galeata CCNP1313 genome includes a region encoding these proteins:
- the glmM gene encoding phosphoglucosamine mutase, whose amino-acid sequence MKLFGTDGIRGHVGSFLTAPLALEVGISAGKILKERVELDQSINQTKRANVIAIGQDSRTSGDMLSSAISAGLTAAGWDVWHIGLCPTPAIAYLTANSPEIFGGVMISASHNPPEDNGIKFFGDNGAKLCGETQQAIEVLLESRLHADLVNSSTDWGKYHEKAHLISDYQESLQSSIATDLSGLKVVLDLAYGSATRVSLEVFRNLGAEVICLHQEPDGDRINVNCGSTHLEPLRAAVKEHQADMGFAFDGDADRVLAVDSNGRVVDGDYILYLWGQELLENNQLPDSAIVTTVMANLGFERAWQKLGGNLVRTDVGDQYVHAEMVRSGAMLGGEQSGHVLCRHYAVSGDGLLAALHLAALAKQKAPLAELMDQSFHPYPQLLKNVRVEDRELRRNWQTCDALVQAIALAEQDLGDRGRILVRASGTEPLMRVMVEAETLDLAQHWTNSLTGLIAKQFVKA is encoded by the coding sequence ATGAAATTATTTGGTACAGATGGTATTCGCGGTCATGTTGGGAGTTTTCTGACGGCTCCACTGGCGCTTGAGGTTGGGATTAGTGCAGGCAAAATTTTAAAAGAGCGAGTTGAGCTTGATCAGTCCATCAATCAGACCAAGAGAGCAAATGTAATTGCGATCGGGCAAGACTCGCGGACATCGGGCGACATGCTCTCATCGGCAATTTCCGCAGGGTTAACGGCGGCGGGTTGGGATGTTTGGCATATTGGACTATGTCCTACACCTGCGATCGCCTACTTGACGGCTAATTCTCCTGAAATATTTGGCGGTGTAATGATTTCGGCGAGCCATAATCCACCTGAAGATAACGGTATTAAGTTCTTTGGTGATAATGGGGCAAAGCTTTGTGGCGAAACTCAACAGGCGATCGAAGTTTTGCTCGAATCACGGCTTCATGCTGATCTGGTTAATTCCTCTACGGATTGGGGCAAGTATCACGAAAAGGCGCATTTAATTTCTGATTATCAAGAGTCTTTGCAATCCTCGATCGCTACGGATTTAAGCGGTTTGAAAGTAGTATTGGATCTAGCCTATGGTTCAGCAACTCGCGTTTCCCTAGAAGTATTTCGTAACTTGGGCGCAGAGGTAATTTGCTTACACCAAGAACCCGATGGCGATCGCATTAATGTTAATTGCGGCTCTACCCATCTCGAACCATTACGGGCAGCCGTGAAAGAGCATCAGGCAGATATGGGCTTTGCCTTTGATGGTGATGCCGATCGCGTCTTAGCCGTCGATAGCAATGGACGTGTGGTTGATGGTGATTACATTTTGTACCTGTGGGGACAGGAGTTATTAGAAAACAATCAACTACCCGATAGTGCGATCGTCACCACCGTGATGGCAAATCTTGGCTTTGAACGGGCATGGCAAAAACTTGGCGGTAACTTAGTCCGCACCGACGTAGGCGATCAATATGTCCATGCCGAAATGGTGCGATCGGGTGCAATGCTCGGCGGCGAACAGTCAGGACATGTCCTATGTCGTCATTATGCCGTCAGCGGTGATGGGTTACTTGCCGCATTGCACCTTGCGGCTCTTGCTAAACAAAAAGCACCTTTAGCCGAACTTATGGATCAGAGCTTTCATCCTTATCCGCAGTTGCTCAAGAATGTCCGTGTCGAAGATCGGGAGTTGCGACGCAATTGGCAGACCTGTGATGCATTAGTGCAAGCGATCGCTTTAGCCGAACAGGATTTAGGCGATCGGGGTCGGATTCTAGTCAGAGCCTCTGGTACAGAGCCGTTGATGCGCGTCATGGTGGAGGCTGAGACTCTTGATTTGGCACAGCATTGGACAAATAGTTTGACAGGACTCATCGCAAAGCAGTTTGTCAAAGCTTAA
- a CDS encoding PAS domain-containing sensor histidine kinase, whose amino-acid sequence MRQAQEFIDRPDNLLAEIMDSFDDLIWSLALPNLTALYFNAAAAKIYQCSCNDLLDNGYLWLDLIAIDDQPKMQQAIAQAQQTGSSQLTYRIQPLNGEVRYLSARLKIFKDASGLPIRLDAIAQEISAMGDRQNSDYAIQDLTNNLQQTNKKLYVEGVIFQSESNYRQIVEQQSDLILRSLADTTITFANEALCRMLGGHLEDLIGKRWIDFADPDDLQNVLYGLSTLCPAQSSFIAINRDRRANNQIGWTQWINQGIFNAQGELVEIQSVGRDITTLKLSELALKQLNEELEMRIEQRTADLRESEARKLAIIHALPDLLLLLKPDGTCVQCIMPSTDDKSKYVPIKHHISEVLSPETLAAQLQLYEKAIATREVQIYDQQLTKFGKTVYEEVRIAPYCEDELLVIVRDVTDRQIIEQQLQNVTDRLTLALKSAAIGIWEWDIVNNSLFWDERTYELYGVNPDQAADAYLAWASRVHPSDRPLTEAAVQKALNGEQDYEPEFRIVLPDGNLRYLKAFALVQRNDQGEPQRLIGINLDITAQKLAEEQLIKSDTHLKTAQRIGKLGSWEYEINTGKITWSDEVFRIYGIEPSPHPPSYDQLQRYIHPDDWEHFDNTVQTAVQLQQSYDLEHRIIQPNGSLIYVLARGEMIYDSSGQLTRIIGTAMDVTAQKLSEAKIIQTANQLANTNRELESFSYSVSHDLRAPLRHMHGFVNALQQRLKTHEALNDPKVAHYLQVIESSSQKMAHLIDGLLTLSRYGRRPLEATEISIRTLVDEAIEILCTDPHHNPLAKFAIGDLPTTVGDPTLLQQVFHNLISNALKFSRNQPQPLIQIDSLPDQTIRIKDNGVGFQMEYADKLFGAFQRLHNEREFEGTGIGLAIVQRIVQRHGGSIWAEGYPDQGATFFIKL is encoded by the coding sequence ATGCGTCAAGCCCAAGAATTCATAGATCGTCCTGATAACTTACTGGCTGAGATCATGGATAGCTTTGATGATCTCATCTGGTCGTTGGCTTTGCCCAATCTCACGGCGCTATATTTTAATGCTGCGGCTGCCAAAATTTATCAATGCTCCTGTAATGATTTGCTGGACAATGGCTATCTATGGCTGGATCTGATTGCCATTGATGATCAGCCGAAAATGCAACAGGCGATCGCCCAAGCCCAACAAACAGGATCATCCCAACTTACCTATCGTATTCAGCCGCTTAATGGAGAGGTGCGTTATCTTTCGGCGCGTTTAAAAATATTTAAAGATGCTTCAGGATTGCCCATTCGCTTAGATGCGATCGCTCAGGAAATTAGCGCCATGGGCGATCGCCAAAACTCGGATTACGCAATCCAAGATCTCACCAATAATCTTCAGCAAACTAATAAAAAACTCTATGTAGAAGGGGTAATCTTCCAAAGTGAGAGCAACTATCGCCAGATCGTAGAACAACAAAGTGATCTAATTTTGCGATCGCTTGCGGATACTACGATTACCTTTGCCAATGAAGCTTTATGTCGGATGCTGGGAGGTCATCTAGAGGATTTGATTGGTAAAAGATGGATTGATTTTGCAGATCCCGATGACTTGCAAAATGTTTTGTATGGTTTGTCAACTCTCTGTCCCGCCCAATCTAGCTTTATTGCGATAAATCGCGATCGCCGTGCTAATAACCAAATTGGTTGGACACAATGGATTAATCAAGGGATTTTTAACGCCCAAGGAGAACTAGTTGAGATTCAATCCGTAGGACGAGATATCACAACTCTCAAATTATCAGAACTAGCCCTCAAACAACTAAACGAAGAGTTGGAAATGCGGATTGAGCAACGCACGGCGGATTTGCGCGAAAGTGAAGCGCGTAAACTGGCAATTATCCATGCGCTACCCGACCTCTTACTACTGCTCAAGCCTGATGGAACTTGTGTGCAGTGCATCATGCCATCGACCGATGACAAGTCGAAATATGTACCTATTAAGCATCACATTTCTGAAGTTTTATCTCCAGAAACCCTAGCGGCTCAACTGCAACTGTATGAGAAGGCGATCGCAACAAGGGAAGTCCAAATCTACGATCAGCAACTAACTAAGTTTGGCAAAACTGTATATGAAGAGGTGCGGATCGCGCCCTACTGTGAAGATGAGCTATTGGTAATTGTGCGTGATGTGACCGATCGGCAAATAATCGAGCAACAACTTCAAAATGTGACTGATCGCTTGACCCTAGCCCTAAAGTCAGCCGCGATCGGTATTTGGGAATGGGATATTGTGAACAATAGTCTCTTTTGGGATGAGCGCACCTATGAACTTTATGGAGTTAATCCTGATCAAGCTGCCGATGCCTATTTAGCTTGGGCAAGTCGAGTACATCCTAGCGATCGCCCATTGACCGAAGCGGCTGTACAAAAAGCTCTAAATGGTGAACAAGACTATGAACCCGAATTTCGGATTGTCCTGCCCGATGGCAACCTTCGCTATCTCAAAGCCTTTGCTTTGGTGCAGCGTAACGATCAAGGTGAACCTCAACGCTTGATTGGCATTAACTTAGATATTACGGCGCAAAAGTTAGCCGAAGAGCAATTAATCAAAAGTGATACTCACCTCAAAACTGCTCAACGAATTGGCAAACTAGGCAGTTGGGAATATGAGATTAATACAGGGAAAATCACATGGTCTGATGAAGTTTTTCGTATTTATGGAATTGAGCCTAGTCCTCATCCCCCAAGCTACGATCAACTGCAACGGTATATTCACCCCGATGATTGGGAACATTTTGACAATACTGTCCAAACTGCGGTGCAATTGCAACAATCCTACGATCTTGAGCATCGGATCATTCAACCCAATGGCTCATTGATCTATGTGCTGGCTAGGGGTGAAATGATTTATGACAGTTCAGGTCAACTGACTCGCATTATTGGTACGGCTATGGATGTTACCGCTCAAAAGCTTTCCGAAGCCAAAATCATCCAAACAGCTAACCAATTAGCTAATACCAATCGCGAATTAGAATCCTTTAGTTATTCTGTCTCCCATGATCTCCGAGCGCCATTGCGTCATATGCATGGATTTGTTAATGCTCTACAACAACGCCTGAAAACCCATGAAGCTCTGAACGATCCTAAAGTAGCCCACTATCTCCAAGTGATTGAGAGCAGTAGCCAAAAGATGGCTCATCTGATCGATGGACTACTTACACTCTCTCGTTATGGACGGAGACCTCTAGAGGCAACTGAGATCTCCATCCGCACCCTAGTTGATGAAGCGATCGAGATCCTTTGTACTGATCCTCACCACAATCCGTTAGCCAAATTTGCGATCGGTGACTTACCGACTACTGTTGGCGATCCTACACTTCTACAACAAGTTTTCCACAACCTGATTAGCAATGCCCTAAAATTTAGCCGTAACCAACCTCAACCTCTTATCCAAATTGATAGCTTGCCAGATCAAACCATTAGAATTAAAGATAATGGTGTGGGCTTTCAAATGGAATATGCGGATAAACTCTTTGGAGCTTTTCAAAGATTGCATAATGAAAGAGAGTTTGAAGGTACGGGTATTGGCTTAGCGATCGTGCAACGGATTGTTCAACGTCATGGCGGCTCAATTTGGGCTGAAGGATATCCTGATCAAGGAGCCACCTTTTTTATAAAACTCTAG
- a CDS encoding response regulator has translation MEPTQILLVEDDPNDVELIQIALDSYNFVNQINVVSDGEQAIHYLFGRDGQPPTQPLPRLVLLDLKLPKINGIQVLEMIRQSPRTRNIVVVVMTSSGENRDLKACYDLGVNSYIVKPLDFQQFVEMSQKVGFYWMMLNQIPPVDQ, from the coding sequence ATGGAACCCACCCAAATTCTGCTTGTTGAAGATGATCCTAATGATGTTGAATTAATCCAAATTGCTTTAGACAGCTATAACTTTGTCAATCAAATAAATGTAGTCTCAGATGGGGAACAGGCGATCCATTATCTATTTGGGCGCGATGGGCAACCACCTACTCAGCCATTGCCTAGGCTAGTGCTTTTAGACCTAAAACTGCCGAAAATCAATGGTATTCAAGTTTTAGAAATGATTCGTCAATCTCCGCGTACCCGTAATATTGTGGTTGTAGTCATGACCTCATCAGGCGAGAACCGAGATTTAAAAGCTTGTTACGACCTAGGTGTTAACAGTTATATTGTCAAACCTTTAGATTTTCAACAGTTTGTAGAAATGTCACAAAAAGTAGGATTTTACTGGATGATGCTAAATCAGATACCGCCAGTTGATCAATAA
- a CDS encoding pentapeptide repeat-containing protein: MTSKAKNYAGQNLRGRSFKGENLSGSDFSGADLRGADFTDAILRGANFTNVETGVTKCWLTLQVITEFIMSIISGLFATYAGNWVSNFYNPFTEISRSIFSISIIVFVITMMFFAIIQQGFTTKAFSTVVVTVALTLFLVGTINGFSANLMVTSMGVFLVGAIGISGAVVMAGVATVTMTMTVAMGWTLDEAITVILGWFLALLFAVNSIGGINLIWNWTFVLILVLISIYAASRALRGDTKFDLVMKFVAAATSVGGTGFRGADLTDAHFIEANLKSSDFRNSRKQTTNLTRTLWQQAKKLERSRLGTSILANPEVRELLVTGKPNQSKSYEGLNLRGANLDEVYLEKVNFKRAILSEASFRNANLEWVNLTETQAIGTDFTGAQMTGVCLEGWSYDHTTKLDDVDCRFVFELEHPNAKGSRERRPHDPDKEFAAGDFTKRYSETLNVVQLLIRNGINREAFIAAWEKLTKKYPDINPDDIQVIKKKGQDVELTVAVPEDTDKGQVERSFDSGYETKLKEIEAKHQSQLLEEKDRTIETMKDMYFALAESKKGDVTVITTTEAKAMTDQSPVTFTARDITNSVVNLGKIKGNVTNAINQIPFQNTGESPDIKTLLTQLQEAISAEKELTDEDKADALEKVEELAQIALSDKPEEKSTLASKAIRALKRIIDTIPTITKIVETISKVFGS, from the coding sequence ATGACCTCTAAGGCGAAAAACTATGCTGGTCAAAATTTGCGAGGGCGATCGTTTAAGGGAGAAAATCTCTCAGGTTCAGACTTTAGCGGCGCGGATCTTAGGGGTGCAGATTTCACTGATGCGATTTTGAGAGGGGCAAATTTCACGAACGTTGAAACGGGGGTAACAAAATGCTGGTTAACATTACAGGTAATTACTGAATTTATAATGTCCATCATTTCGGGGCTTTTCGCTACTTATGCGGGAAACTGGGTATCCAATTTCTATAATCCCTTCACTGAAATATCTAGAAGCATTTTTAGCATATCAATCATAGTCTTTGTTATCACTATGATGTTTTTTGCCATTATTCAGCAAGGCTTTACTACAAAAGCCTTTAGCACTGTAGTTGTGACTGTAGCTTTGACTTTATTTTTAGTCGGGACTATAAATGGGTTTTCAGCCAATCTGATGGTGACATCCATGGGTGTATTTTTGGTTGGGGCTATTGGTATATCAGGGGCTGTGGTCATGGCTGGAGTTGCAACTGTAACCATGACTATGACCGTAGCAATGGGTTGGACTTTGGATGAGGCTATAACTGTTATTTTGGGTTGGTTTTTAGCTTTATTGTTCGCAGTCAATAGTATTGGGGGTATTAATCTAATTTGGAACTGGACTTTTGTTTTGATTTTGGTACTAATAAGCATTTATGCCGCATCGCGTGCATTAAGAGGGGATACTAAATTTGACCTAGTAATGAAGTTTGTTGCAGCAGCTACATCAGTTGGTGGGACAGGTTTTCGCGGTGCAGATTTAACGGATGCCCACTTTATAGAAGCAAATTTGAAAAGCAGTGACTTTCGCAATTCTCGCAAGCAGACTACAAATTTAACTCGTACTCTTTGGCAGCAAGCTAAAAAATTAGAGAGATCGCGTTTAGGTACATCAATTTTAGCAAACCCCGAAGTACGCGAATTATTAGTTACAGGCAAACCCAACCAAAGCAAATCCTACGAAGGCTTAAACTTGCGCGGTGCAAACCTTGACGAAGTTTATTTAGAAAAAGTCAACTTCAAACGCGCCATCCTCAGCGAAGCAAGTTTCCGTAATGCAAATCTCGAATGGGTAAACCTTACCGAAACTCAAGCCATTGGGACAGATTTCACAGGCGCACAAATGACAGGTGTTTGTCTAGAAGGTTGGAGCTATGACCACACCACCAAACTAGATGATGTCGATTGTCGCTTTGTCTTCGAGCTAGAGCATCCCAACGCCAAGGGCAGTCGAGAACGCCGCCCCCACGATCCTGACAAAGAATTTGCAGCAGGTGACTTTACCAAACGCTACAGCGAAACTCTCAACGTCGTGCAACTACTCATCCGCAACGGTATCAACCGCGAAGCCTTCATCGCCGCATGGGAAAAACTTACAAAAAAATATCCAGACATAAATCCTGACGACATCCAAGTGATCAAGAAAAAAGGTCAAGATGTTGAATTAACGGTTGCCGTTCCAGAAGATACGGATAAAGGTCAAGTTGAACGCAGTTTTGATAGTGGTTACGAAACCAAACTAAAGGAAATTGAAGCAAAACATCAATCTCAGTTATTAGAGGAGAAAGATCGCACTATTGAGACTATGAAAGATATGTACTTTGCTTTAGCTGAGTCAAAGAAAGGTGATGTTACAGTAATTACAACCACAGAGGCGAAAGCAATGACAGATCAAAGTCCCGTCACTTTTACAGCAAGAGATATCACTAATAGCGTAGTTAATCTCGGCAAAATCAAAGGCAATGTCACTAATGCAATTAATCAAATACCATTTCAAAATACTGGTGAGAGTCCTGATATCAAGACTCTCTTAACTCAACTGCAAGAAGCAATTAGCGCAGAAAAAGAGCTTACTGATGAAGACAAAGCCGATGCACTAGAAAAGGTGGAAGAACTTGCCCAAATTGCCCTGAGCGACAAACCCGAAGAAAAATCAACCCTTGCTAGTAAAGCAATTAGAGCCTTAAAGCGCATTATTGACACTATTCCCACTATTACCAAAATCGTTGAAACCATCAGCAAAGTTTTCGGTTCATAG
- a CDS encoding ribbon-helix-helix domain-containing protein, translated as MTTLTVTLTEALTLYLQEQIASGYYTNANDYIQSLIQQDRSRKQYLEPLILEGIASGAPTPMTNDDWNEIRQSVRNNYNDRTQNS; from the coding sequence ATGACAACCCTAACAGTCACCCTAACCGAAGCCTTGACTCTGTATCTGCAAGAGCAAATAGCATCAGGATATTACACCAACGCCAATGACTACATTCAATCCTTAATTCAGCAAGATCGATCACGCAAACAATACCTTGAACCACTCATTCTCGAAGGTATCGCTTCAGGAGCGCCAACCCCCATGACGAACGACGATTGGAATGAAATCCGTCAATCAGTCCGCAACAATTACAATGATCGCACTCAAAATAGCTAA
- a CDS encoding type II toxin-antitoxin system RelE/ParE family toxin: MANISKRPIVIQDLIAHATNISLENLDASDQFLYSAEATFNVIGQFPAIGRLSNFSHPQLTQVRQYQIKGFTKYIIFYLIQSPETVEILRVLHGAQDLESILTE; encoded by the coding sequence ATGGCTAACATCAGCAAACGCCCGATCGTAATTCAGGACTTAATTGCCCATGCAACCAATATTAGTCTGGAAAATCTTGATGCAAGCGATCAATTTCTCTACTCTGCGGAAGCCACATTTAATGTTATTGGTCAGTTCCCAGCGATCGGCAGACTTAGTAACTTCAGCCATCCACAACTAACTCAAGTTCGCCAGTACCAAATTAAAGGGTTTACAAAATACATCATTTTTTATCTGATTCAATCTCCTGAAACTGTTGAAATCCTTCGGGTTCTACATGGCGCTCAAGATCTCGAATCTATACTTACCGAATAG
- a CDS encoding Uma2 family endonuclease, translating to MNDAIIETVAVLRNYLAENFSERSPVVLADQFLYYAQGFSRLRVAPDVMVIFDIPQQPYDNYKIWETGKIPSIIFEMTSESTQAHDQLKKRELYESIGVLEYWLFDPKGEWIPEKLRGYRRQANLPKKEEDSLVYEAIADGLSQVLGLRLEIEGSLINFYRQDNGEKLLIPSELFAALQTQTQRVADAQQRAESAEERARLAELEAQKLRDRLASLGIEV from the coding sequence ATGAACGACGCGATTATTGAGACCGTTGCCGTTTTACGCAATTATTTAGCAGAAAATTTTTCTGAGCGATCGCCTGTTGTCCTTGCAGATCAATTTTTATATTACGCGCAGGGTTTTTCCAGATTGCGAGTTGCGCCTGATGTGATGGTGATTTTTGATATTCCGCAACAGCCCTATGACAATTACAAAATTTGGGAAACAGGCAAAATACCCAGCATAATTTTTGAGATGACTTCAGAAAGTACTCAAGCTCACGACCAATTGAAAAAGCGGGAGCTTTATGAAAGTATTGGGGTTTTAGAATATTGGCTTTTCGATCCTAAAGGTGAATGGATTCCCGAAAAATTACGCGGCTATCGTCGTCAAGCTAATCTGCCAAAAAAGGAAGAAGATTCACTGGTTTATGAGGCGATCGCTGATGGCTTAAGTCAAGTTTTAGGATTGCGCCTCGAAATTGAAGGCTCTCTGATTAATTTCTATCGCCAAGATAATGGTGAAAAGCTCTTAATCCCCAGTGAGCTATTTGCAGCTTTGCAAACACAAACTCAACGGGTCGCTGATGCCCAGCAACGAGCAGAATCTGCGGAAGAACGAGCAAGACTTGCTGAATTAGAGGCGCAAAAATTGCGCGATCGCCTAGCATCATTAGGCATTGAGGTCTAA
- a CDS encoding 6-carboxytetrahydropterin synthase, with translation MAKCVINRRAEFSASHRYWLPEIPDEENQAKFGLCTNFPPHGHNYVLYVGMQGEIDNTGMVLNLSDVKHTIAREVTTQLNFSYLNQAWEEFQQTLPTTENIARVIWQRLAPHLPLVNIRLYEHPELWADYQGNDMQANLTISTHFSAAHRLALDTLSLEENTEIYGKCARVNGHGHNYHLDVSISGEIDPRTGMIADLSEFQKALDQYVLDPMDHTFLNKDIPYFAEVVPTAENIAVYIQKVLTQPIRDIGAKLHSIKLIESPNNSCEVYGEYQLSNIEHSLEEALAKAA, from the coding sequence ATGGCTAAATGTGTAATTAATCGCCGAGCCGAATTTTCTGCTAGTCATCGTTACTGGCTACCCGAAATTCCAGACGAGGAAAATCAAGCCAAATTTGGCTTATGTACAAACTTTCCACCCCACGGTCATAACTACGTTTTGTATGTTGGGATGCAAGGCGAAATTGACAACACTGGCATGGTACTTAACCTCTCAGATGTCAAACACACGATCGCCCGTGAAGTTACGACTCAATTAAATTTTTCCTATCTTAACCAAGCATGGGAAGAGTTTCAGCAGACTCTCCCTACCACTGAAAATATTGCCCGTGTGATCTGGCAGCGTTTAGCGCCGCACCTACCACTGGTAAATATCCGCTTATACGAACATCCTGAACTCTGGGCTGATTATCAAGGTAATGACATGCAAGCAAATTTAACAATTAGCACTCACTTTTCTGCGGCTCATCGCCTCGCTCTAGATACCCTCTCTCTCGAAGAAAACACAGAAATTTATGGCAAATGCGCTCGTGTGAATGGTCATGGGCATAATTACCATTTGGATGTCTCCATTTCTGGCGAAATCGACCCACGCACTGGCATGATTGCCGATCTAAGTGAGTTTCAAAAAGCTTTAGATCAGTATGTACTTGATCCAATGGATCACACATTCCTGAATAAAGATATTCCTTACTTTGCGGAAGTTGTGCCAACAGCTGAAAATATTGCAGTCTATATTCAAAAAGTTTTGACTCAGCCAATTCGCGACATCGGCGCAAAGTTGCACAGTATTAAGTTGATTGAAAGCCCTAATAACTCCTGTGAAGTTTACGGCGAATATCAACTCTCAAACATTGAGCATTCATTGGAAGAAGCTTTGGCTAAGGCTGCCTAA
- a CDS encoding WD40 repeat domain-containing protein, whose translation MITKLKPTAQDAVLGGQVPPPLGAVVLGGLEGVKRRLSSPAIAPRIAALREALNYGATGLELILRGLEDESLKVQRTALLLLWRRPESHIRQALANYSQYHLFDIVDTLQGHAEAIATLALSANGRILYSAGADFTIKVWDLGKDRTQHRQIGTIRGHNHIVTSIALSANGRILVSGSRDKTIKLWDARSGKELLTLTGHIGYVNSVAITPDGKTLVTGSQDTTIKLWDIRTGTEIRTLRGHTSLVDSVALSPDGKAIASCSWDTTIRVWDLISGKQRWEFIGHSARVLSFAISPDGRTLVSGSLDTRIKVWDLQTGKAIRTLEGHWGWVKSLVISRDGKTLISASYKEIRVWNLETGEQIQALNGHINLINAIALSQDGQTLVSGGEDCNIHVWSVP comes from the coding sequence ATGATTACGAAGCTGAAGCCAACCGCACAGGATGCAGTTCTCGGCGGTCAAGTACCACCGCCGCTCGGTGCTGTTGTGTTAGGCGGTTTGGAAGGGGTAAAACGCAGATTAAGTAGCCCTGCGATCGCGCCAAGAATTGCCGCTTTGAGAGAAGCCCTCAACTATGGCGCAACGGGTTTGGAATTGATTTTACGGGGTCTAGAAGATGAATCGCTCAAAGTACAGCGCACGGCTCTATTATTACTCTGGCGCAGACCTGAATCGCATATTCGTCAAGCTTTAGCTAACTATAGTCAATATCATCTATTTGATATTGTTGATACTTTGCAAGGTCATGCCGAGGCGATCGCTACACTTGCTTTATCGGCTAATGGCAGGATTTTATATAGTGCTGGTGCAGACTTCACGATCAAGGTTTGGGACTTAGGAAAAGATCGAACTCAACATCGACAGATTGGCACAATTCGCGGACACAATCATATTGTTACGTCCATTGCCCTCAGTGCGAATGGTCGCATACTAGTCAGTGGTAGTCGTGATAAAACGATCAAACTTTGGGATGCGCGATCGGGAAAGGAACTGCTGACATTGACAGGACATATCGGCTATGTCAATTCAGTAGCAATTACGCCCGATGGCAAAACGTTAGTTACAGGCAGTCAAGACACCACGATTAAACTTTGGGATATCAGAACAGGCACAGAAATTCGTACCCTCAGAGGTCACACCAGTTTGGTGGATTCCGTTGCTCTGAGTCCTGATGGTAAGGCGATCGCCAGTTGCAGTTGGGACACAACGATTCGGGTATGGGATTTAATTTCGGGCAAGCAACGTTGGGAATTTATCGGACACTCAGCGCGAGTTCTATCATTTGCGATCAGTCCCGATGGACGCACCCTTGTCAGTGGTAGTCTCGACACTCGTATCAAAGTCTGGGATTTGCAAACAGGTAAAGCGATTCGCACCTTAGAAGGGCATTGGGGCTGGGTGAAGTCGCTGGTTATTAGTCGTGATGGTAAAACCTTGATTAGTGCCAGTTATAAAGAAATCCGCGTGTGGAATTTAGAAACAGGTGAACAAATTCAAGCCCTTAATGGACATATCAACCTGATCAATGCGATCGCCCTTAGTCAAGATGGACAAACTCTAGTCAGTGGCGGCGAAGACTGCAATATTCATGTATGGAGCGTCCCTTAA